One genomic window of Citrobacter sp. Marseille-Q6884 includes the following:
- a CDS encoding alanine/glycine:cation symporter family protein — MPDFVFFINEILWGSVMVYLLLGAGCWFTYRTGFVQFRYVRQFSKSLKNSITPQPGGLTSFQALCTSLAARIGSGNLAGVALAIAAGGAGAVFWMWIAAVIGMATSFAECSLAQLYKERDSKGQFRGGPAWYMARGLGMRWMGVLFAIFLLVAYGLIFNSVQANSVSRALEFAFDVPPLASGITLALVSLLVIVRGIKGVARLMQWFVPLMALLWVGCSVIICLWHIGQIPEVILTIVKSAFGWQEAAAGGAGYTLSQAIASGFQRSMFSNEAGMGSTPNAAASASSWPPHPAAQGIVQMIGVLADTLIICTASAMIILLAGNGTAYVPMEGIQLMQRAVVSLTGEWGAGFVALIVILFSFSSIVANYIYAENNLVFLRLDNTRVIWLLRIATVSTVVAGTLLSFPLVWQLADIIMACMAITNLTAILLLSPVVHTIASDYLRQRKLGVRPEFDPRRYPDIRQQLAPGTWDEPPRD, encoded by the coding sequence ATGCCTGATTTTGTCTTCTTTATTAATGAAATACTCTGGGGCTCGGTAATGGTTTACCTCCTGCTTGGCGCAGGATGTTGGTTCACTTACCGTACAGGGTTTGTCCAGTTTCGCTATGTTCGCCAGTTTAGCAAAAGTCTTAAAAACAGCATTACCCCACAGCCGGGCGGATTAACCTCATTTCAGGCGCTCTGTACCAGTCTCGCCGCACGTATCGGGAGCGGAAACCTCGCGGGCGTTGCGCTGGCAATCGCAGCCGGTGGCGCGGGTGCCGTTTTCTGGATGTGGATCGCCGCCGTGATCGGCATGGCGACATCCTTTGCCGAGTGCTCACTCGCTCAACTTTATAAAGAACGCGACAGTAAGGGACAGTTTCGCGGCGGACCGGCATGGTATATGGCGCGCGGGCTGGGCATGCGCTGGATGGGTGTCCTCTTTGCCATCTTCTTACTCGTGGCGTATGGCCTGATTTTTAACAGCGTCCAGGCAAACTCGGTCTCACGCGCGCTGGAGTTCGCCTTCGACGTGCCTCCCCTCGCCTCTGGTATCACGCTCGCACTGGTGTCCTTACTGGTGATTGTCCGTGGTATTAAAGGCGTTGCTCGCTTGATGCAATGGTTCGTCCCGCTAATGGCGCTGCTATGGGTCGGCTGCAGCGTCATCATCTGCCTTTGGCATATCGGTCAGATCCCTGAAGTTATCCTCACCATTGTGAAGAGCGCATTTGGCTGGCAGGAAGCGGCCGCCGGTGGCGCGGGCTATACACTCAGCCAGGCCATAGCCAGCGGTTTCCAACGCAGCATGTTTTCCAATGAGGCGGGAATGGGTTCAACCCCGAATGCCGCGGCCTCAGCGTCATCATGGCCTCCTCACCCTGCCGCACAGGGTATTGTGCAAATGATTGGCGTATTAGCGGACACACTCATTATTTGTACCGCCAGCGCGATGATTATTCTTCTGGCAGGCAATGGAACGGCATATGTCCCCATGGAAGGCATTCAGCTTATGCAAAGAGCGGTGGTGTCACTGACAGGCGAATGGGGCGCGGGCTTTGTTGCCCTGATTGTGATCCTGTTTTCTTTTAGCTCTATCGTCGCCAACTATATTTATGCAGAAAACAATCTGGTCTTTCTGCGCCTGGACAATACCCGGGTCATCTGGCTGTTGCGTATCGCGACCGTCAGTACGGTCGTCGCCGGAACATTACTCAGCTTCCCGCTGGTGTGGCAACTTGCCGACATTATTATGGCTTGTATGGCTATCACCAACCTGACGGCGATTTTGCTGCTCTCCCCGGTTGTTCATACTATCGCCAGCGATTACCTGCGACAGCGAAAACTCGGTGTGCGACCTGAATTTGATCCGCGCCGTTATCCTGATATCAGACAACAGCTTGCGCCAGGAACCTGGGATGAACCGCCGCGCGACTAG